ggaaatgtgcccttgggccatttctaagtattttggtgattgagtgtcaacataagtgcttaaatgtgaatcaatgctcatggatgaacaaagtgcaaatctagagcaaaggtatgtttctatgtcttagtacattggttttgtgtactaatatacttgtctaagtgttagaaacagaaagaagaagagaagagaagacttggctgtgtacagccaagaggctgtttcggtctggggcaccggactgtccggtggtgcaccggacagtgtccggtgcgccaggctgcctcgacctgaagacgccgctctcgggaatttgccgacggcgtacggctaaaattcaccggactgtccggtgtgcaccggactgtccggtgagccaacggtcggctgagccaacggtcggccgcgcgatctgcgcgggacacgtggcctggccaacggtcggaaggaggcaccggactatccggtgtgcaccggactgtccggtgcgccagatctgcaacggttggcaacggtcggctgcgcctgttaaggaaagaaatcgggcaccggacagtgtccggtgtgcaccggactgtccggtgcgcccgacgacagaaggcaaggatggcctgccagatttgttctcaacggctcctagctaccttggggctataaaagggacccctaggcgcatggaggaggacaccaagcaactcttgagcattcctgatcatccacactgagtctttgcgcatccgtttgtgattctaagtgattcgagctctgttcttgtgagaaactgtgagatagtctttgagctcgattcttggccgtgtgtgtgcgcatctcgctgtggatttgtgtgtgttgcttccctcccttactccgtgcttctttgtgaatcttaagtgtaagggcgagagactccaatttgtggagattcctcgcgagtgggataaagataagcaaggcaaaacaccgtggtattcaagtgggtctttggaccgcttgagaggggttgattgcaaccctcgtccgttgggacgccacaacgtggagtaggcaagttttgtacttggccgaaccacgggataaatcaccgtgtctcctctgtgttgaattctctgtgattgttgtatTGTGCAAGatgtcctctttagccacttggcaattattgtgctaacccttaacaagttttttttgtggctataagttaagttattacaggatcacctattcaccccccctctaggtgctctcatcatcttctgaggtaatggagatcaaccgtcggacaaatgttccatatgtaatatgggacaacaaaccctgaattgatattctagggtcgtttatgtcgcaactaatctcctcacaagctcgagccaaaagctggtcaaaagatggtctttcaacgaacaacatggtcacgatcttcataccatcaaaagtaacactcccataagcatctatctccacccttcctccatggtatagtgttactaggctgtccatctattgcaaaaatggattactaactcaataatggctatatacttaagcctactaacttactaagtaataaatatatattaactaataactatacagtaaatattaaatgaacacatcaaacgaaattacataatctataaataatgtacgaaaactatgtatacctgagaacgcgtacgagtccagctaacggtggagaaggtcaagtcggacgaaCACCTACGTAAAAAAAACCAattgtcagtaaaaaatttggcagcacctcccctgtaaagtgatgtttatagaacctgcgaataaacgacaacacgatggttgccaacacagaaaacatgtaatatcaatgcgctaaacaaaatggtaactatataatcactaagaatttactaaacactatCAATATACTACGCAACAAACTAGCTAACTATTTTAATAAACACTAACAACGAAATATctaactatttactaaacaaTAAATAAGTGGATACCTAACTAATTACTACTAGTTTACAAACTAAGAAATTAAAAAAATACTGGTCGGCAGTGGGGGCGGGAGCTACCGGGGCCGGAGCGGGCGGTGGCCGATCGTTGGCCGGACTCCGGGCGGCGGGGACTGGTCGGCAGTGGACTGCGGGCGAGCTCGGGGCGGCAGTGGACTGCgtggggcgggcggcggcgagccgggcCGGAGCTGGAGCGGggcgggcggccggcggcagggactcggggcgggcgggcggcggcagTGACTCCGGGCGAGCTCGGGCGGAGCTCGAGCGGGGATCGCGGCGGCGAGCTGGAGCTgggccgggcgggcgggcggcggcgagccggagCTGGGGCAGGCGGCGGCGATTTGTGGACGGCGGCGGCGATTTCGTAAACGGCGGCGGCGTGATTTGGAATGAGCAGAGAAGAGAAGAAACGCGCAGAGAGAAGGCAGTTTGCGGGTttttcctagctcggcgccaagatctgtagcgccgagctaggtgccacgcAGGACTGCCACGTCacgaagctcggcgccataggctatggcgccgagctgtgttacctcggcgccacagcctgtggcgccgagcttcgGGTCCAAACGTGCAAATAAAATTTCTGGGGGTCCAAACGTAAATTTTTGACTCGAAAGgggctaaaaaacaaaaaattcgggCACTGCCGCGGCGAGTTTAGCGCGGTGGAGACGAATAGGAGGGCGTGAGCGGTGGCAGCGAGATTAGCGGGGGTGGGGAGGGTGGAGCCATGATGAGGGTGTGGACGCCCTCCTTACCCTCTTAAGAAATAGTAGAGATATAAACGGACGGTCAGGGCCGGACCTCTTCCCTGATCCCACCATCGTCCATCCTTAAAACCCTGCTTGCCTAAAGCCTCGTCTCTTCCTTCAATTCTTCCCCAACGCAGGCTCTTCCCCCGCACAGCAGCATCTTTCTTCTCCTCTTCGCGGCGCGTCCTCCGGGTTAAGGAAAAAAAAGCGGGGAAAAGGGAGAAGAATCGCACGtcccgccgccgcccgctctgctAGTGCTAGCTGCTGCTGGTTTGGTCGTttcccggccgccgcgccggtgACGCAGATCGACAGCTCCTGCCCATCTCAGAGTCCATCGCCGCTGATCCTGCCTGTGCCTGGTAAGACCTTACCCGTTTcactttttttcttcttcttcttttccttggaCTGGTATTGGCGTATTATATTGCTGCTATGCCTATGCATGCATGCTCGATCGTGTTCTTGCGTCGTCCTTTCCGCACAGCTGGCTCCCCCGGGGGAGGGGGTGGCTACCGGTATGGGCCTACGTCGGCGGCGACCGGTTTTAATAATTAGACGTGCGATTACTGCTAATTAACGCAACTTATTCTCGCCTCCCGATAATCAATGGATGTGCTGCTAACGACGTCGCGAGGAGGGTAGGATCGACGAGCGTATTCAAGGCGGCCTCCCACTTTGGTTTAAAGGCTGCTACTGCGGAAAAAAATTTGGTGCAGCTCTGCTGCAAATCATATTGTTTACAGCCCCTCACAAAAAGGCAGATAGACTCCACCTGCAGGTCCACCAGATAACGTTGTAGTTATGTTATTGCTACTGCAGGTGGGATCTATCATCATTTTTTGTGAGGAGCTGTAAACCAGACTGTTTGCAGTAGTGCTGCACCAAATTTTTTTCCGCTGCTGGCACGCGTGATCGGCAAAATATATAATAACGTACGGTGTCTCTTGTCTGATGATCGGAACTGCAAAACAACCTAGCTAGTGCTACAGCTACTACTAGACAAATTCGTCAGTCAATCATGAACGGTTTCCCTGCTGCTAGCGCCACAGTGCGCAGTCAATACAATAGGCCtgcctgctctctctctctctcaatcaGAATGAATGACGCCCAAATGGAAGAACGCTAGTGCAGTTGCAGCAGCACCGCCGTCGCTAGCTAGAGCCTGCCTGACGTCCAACAGCTGGCGCCTGCCTGTCGTACGTACGTCTTCCGCATGTCGCTAGCTACAACTGATCATTTACGAGCCGAAATACGTGACGGCGCCATCATATCAGCCCCTGTAATCAAGGAGCGAGATGATGTAGACCCGTACGATTAATTTCGCGCTGCAAACGGCGGTAGCTTTTCGTTCATGCTCAGACATGATTATGCTTTACGATAGCTCTGAAACCCGTCAGCTCCTAATGTCCTACAGGCATGTAACGCTGACGCTGGTGGATAAGGATTACCACGTACCTTAGTTTATTTGCTCTGACCAGTGATATGTCCTCTAGCTTGCTGCGATTGTTTTTTAAGCACACAACAGCTGGAAACGAAGACAAGATCTCCGAACTGGACCGCAAGCTGTCAGCTTGGAACTCCCTTGTCTTTTCCAGCGCCAGCCAACCATTTTTCTTTATGCTACCAAAGAGAAACCTTCAGATAAGGTCCAAATGGCAGCACTGTATTTTGAAACCAAACAAAGTCTCCAATTAAAAGATGAGCAGTGtacatcatatatatatatatatatatatatatatatatatatatatatatatatatatatatatatatatatatatatatatatatatatatatatatatatatatatatatatatatataactgcaGACAAGGTCGCTGGCCTTCACTGGAGTGAGGGGAGAGAGGGGGCCAGCGGTAGCTAGCAGGACAGTTCTGATGCGCAGAATCTCCTAGTGCGGCTGCCACCTTCCCTGCACGGCTGCACTCGCGTCCAAAGGTACGGTGGTGAAGCCACAGATCCTTTTTCATTTCGTGTGCATACTGATGATTTAAACCATTAGTTTTCCACAAGTACTGTAAGTTCCTCCTGTTCAGGAAAAAAAAAAAGGTTGCTAAAGTCACTGAAATCCTTGACCTCGTCTCGTCGCGTCGatctttttttttttaaaaaaaaatattcGTGTTATTAGTATAGTACCAAGTACTTTAACGCTGTCACACTAGCTAGCTCGCACAAGACCGGGCTTTTGGATGCATGGAGCGCGACGACAGCAGCGATTTTCCCATGAAACCGACGTCTGAACCAACGGGCTACAGGCTGTAGTAAAAGTCAGCTTTTACCCTACCAAGCAGGAGGAGGCTGAGGCTCCTCTCTTCTGCGGTCTGCCTCTGCCCTTACCGCTACGCTTTCCTCCCGGATTCCAGCAGCGAAACACGCGCGGGGCAAGGACGGAGCTGGTAAGCCGATCGAGCCGGCGAGGGTGGACAAGATGATGATGGCCGAGGTGGTGGCCAACCACAGCAAAAGGAGCCACACCGACGGCTACTTCAGTGCCaaagccgccgtcgccgccgccgccgccgcgagcCCGCCAGAGGAGTTGGGAAGCATGCCCATGTCCTCGAAGAAGCCGAGGCCGAGGAATAGCAACAGCCCGAGAACCGCGCCCGTATCGCCCAAGGTACGCACTGCGTGAGTCGTGACGGTAGCAATAATCCTCCCTTCCCATGGTGGTCTGGTGGCTCAAAAGTTCTCTTGATGAGCAGGAGAAGAAGGACAGGATCGGCGAGAGAGTCGCGGCGCTCCAGCAGCTAGTGTCGCCGTTCGGGAAGGTATTGTATTATTTTCCCAAAGTTTAATTTTCGCTGTACACCCTGCACTACTGCCTCTGCCGTTCCGTCCTTTGTCGTCGTCCGCGCAACTGGAATTGCAAGCGCTGCGATGATCACACGTTTCGCTTCTCTCGTTGCGTTGCTTTGCTTTTGCTGTGCAGACAGACACGGCTTCCGTTCTGCAGGAGGCCTCGGGGTACATCAGGTTCCTGCACCAGCAGCTCCAGGTCGGTGTTCCACCAGTGACCGCGCGCATGGTGGCCGGCACTACGTACGTGACATCTTCAGTTCGCTTCTCTCCTTCGTTTCTCTCTGACGACGGGCAATGGCACCGACCTTTGCAGGTCCTCAGCTCCCCTTACATGCGTGCTCCTCCGGCTGCCGGCGCCGCGCCTGAGGTGAGCTCTCTGCCGGCGTCCTCCCTCGTCTGCACTGAATTCTCTCGTGCATCGAAACCTAGCGCGAGACCATATATAACACGCGTGCATCCTGTTCGGCATGTGATCCAGGATCCCGAGCACTACAGCCTCCGGAGCCGCGGGCTGTGCCTGGTGCCGGTGGACCAGACACTGCAGCTGACCCAGAGCAACGGGGCCGACCTGTGGGCGCCGGCGAACACGACCAGGCGCAGGTGAGGAGGAGCCTGCTGCCGGCCTGTGCCTGGTGGTGGTCTGCCCGGAGGAAACCGCGCAAGTACTACTGCTGTGTCTGCATGGTGCGCGTGTAGTACAGTTTCCAAGCGCCTGACCCAATTCGATCTCCTAACAAGAAGCTAAGCATTAAGCAAGCGTGTCCGTATCAGCCGCCTTGTATTATACCAGTGACCTGTCGGCGCCGTATATGTGTGATCTGCTTGCTAGCTGATCCACACAGATGGAAGCGGCCCTGAACTGCGTCTCCATGTGGTACTAGTACTATGTAACTATGTGTTTACTGACTTGTGAACTAGCAGTCTGTGGCCTGTCAGCAAGTAAATGGGGGCAGTTTAATGCATGTTCCTTGAGATGCCCTCTCACCATATCCTTCTCTTTCTCTCAGCTGCTGAAACTGAAACTGCACATTCAGGCAAGGCAGAGCCTAATGACTGCCGATGCGCTCGTCTCCGAAGTTGTGAACTTATGACCGTGCAAATCTTTCATGCTGCCACACGTCTTGAGTGTAAAGCTGGCCTGTGGTTGAGATTGTGGCAAGAAAAAAAGAACTCCTGAACATGTACAGAAGCAAAATTGGGCACAGAATAAATAGTGTCTCCCTGTCCTTCAAGTTTTAACTATTCGTTTCTGAATTCTGATAAAAACGGGGCTCTGACTCTGAGAGCGCAGAGAGTCCAAACTGAAGTCAGAATGGTCATTCATGAATTTCTTTGCGAATTCATGAATGGCCGTTGTCACTGTTCGAGGAGAATTCATTCGAGAGAATGTGGTCTAAGCACCATGATTTTGTACTAATAGGCTATACTCATTCGAGAGAACAGAGAAGTAAAGAGGAGAAAGTTAGAGGAAGTTGAATGACAGAAATTACTTTGTACTGACGGGCCTCACTCGCGCACCGTTGAGTCGAGAGCCGAAGCCCACCATGGTTGGGCTTGGGCCTTACCATGACCACTGCACTGCACGTCTGCATTGTACGAAACTCGTTCGATTTCTCGATCAGTGGAGACGGTAGTACAGTACAGTGTACTACCAAGCTTTCCACACTGGTGTTTAGATGCGAAGTTTAACCAAATCAAAACAAAAGCCGTTTAATTTCTGTACGATGCAACTGTGCTGCATTCATGGACGACGACCGAGCGGACCTAAAAGTGGGGTCGGACACGTTACAAATCTATTGATGGCTATAGAGATCTAGGTAACACATCTCATCTCTTTGTCTATTTATACAGCAGTCGTCTCTTGATTATTATTAATATAATTCCTTTTTATCTTTCTTATAAAGTTTTTTATATTTTTAGACTATGCTAGTAATAAACTTACGTTAAGAAATAAAATAGACACCAAAATTTACGTGGAAAAATCTCTTCCAATATGGAGGACCAAACAACCACGAGGACCAAACAAGTTACAGGGAGAGCCTATATTTATAGACGTACAAGAAAGCATATTTCAAATATATAAAAAGAATTAGAGGTATATTCCGACAACTTACAACTTATTTCTCTCTTTCCTTCTCTCTCCTACATGCTCTCTACTACTACCTCCGTTTACAAATATATGATTTTTTTTCCAAAACTTCAATCACTTATCTTATTTAAAAAATCAtaggttatcatttatttttgttgtGATTTGGTTTCTTCAATTAAGGTAGTTCAAGTATGacttaatattttatattttcgAATAAATATTTCTATTAAAATATTAAAAATATCAAATAGATCTCTATTAGAAGTTCTAGAAACATATACTAATTGCGCTCTATGAATAGTAAAAGTAGCAAAAATTAGTAGTGCTAGGTGGTGTATGTACATTTGTTATGGAACAAAATTTTGAAAATTAAATTATTTATTTTGAAACAGAGAAAGTATAAAGAATCCAACTTATCATTCCTCGTCAATGTTTTTAACAGTTGCGGACTATTATTGTATGTAGCGATGACTTCTTCAAAAGCTATAAAAAAGATATAACGGGAGTTGTTCATTTAGCGGTTTTATAGAATACATATAAATTTATGAATTATATATGGAAAATTTTAACTAGACAAACCTTTTATGAACACAAATACTCATATACTTGTAGAATGTCTTGGAGGATATATTTTTATGTTCATTAATACTCATCATGTCGAGCAACGTATTCTTGCGATCAGAACTCAATATTTGATAGTCAATAATTATTCGATGGCTTACTACATTACTTATTAattaaaaaacagaaaaaaacaacAAATTACTTTGGTCTACATAGAAGTAAATATTGGAGTTTAACTAAATATTTGTCATTTGTGGAAGAAAATGAATAGATCCTCCAGTCTCCTGGTTCCAACTGTGTGACCG
This portion of the Zea mays cultivar B73 chromosome 2, Zm-B73-REFERENCE-NAM-5.0, whole genome shotgun sequence genome encodes:
- the LOC100194340 gene encoding uncharacterized isoform X1 — protein: MMMAEVVANHSKRSHTDGYFSAKAAVAAAAAASPPEELGSMPMSSKKPRPRNSNSPRTAPVSPKEKKDRIGERVAALQQLVSPFGKTDTASVLQEASGYIRFLHQQLQVLSSPYMRAPPAAGAAPEDPEHYSLRSRGLCLVPVDQTLQLTQSNGADLWAPANTTRRR
- the LOC100194340 gene encoding uncharacterized isoform X2 codes for the protein MMMAEVVANHSKRSHTDGYFSAKAAVAAAAAASPPEELGSMPMSSKKPRPRNSNSPRTAPVSPKEKKDRIGERVAALQQLVSPFGKTDTASVLQEASGYIRFLHQQLQVGVPPVTARMVAGTTSSAPLTCVLLRLPAPRLRIPSTTASGAAGCAWCRWTRHCS